CACCTTGATCGCGCATGAGTGGCACCAAGGTCCGAATTAATGCCAATGGTCCGAGTAAGTTGATCTGGAACTGCCGTTGGGCAGCGATCGCTGGAAGTAACTCTAGGGGACCCATCTGTCCATAGCCCGCATTATTAACTAAGGCATCAACTCGACCAAAGTGGGCGATCGCTGCTTTAGCTAAGGCTTCTATCTGTTCGATATTTTCTAAATCGGTAGGAACAACCAGAACTTCCGCCCCAGCTTTGCGACAGAGCGTAGCAACGGTTTCTAGTTTCTCAACGTTACGGGCTGCCAGAACTAACTGAATGCCCATAAATCGCTCAGCTAAAATTTTTGCTAGTGCCGCTCCAATCCCAGCAGAGGCACCAGTGATCAGTATGACTTGTTTGGATAAGGAAGGCATAGTCAGTTTATTGATTAATACTGAGTGCTGAGTTATTGTCTTTCAACTCCCCACTCAAAACTTTTTGATAACTGTAAGCTTGATTTTAAAGTTTCGACGGCAACTCAGTTTTATTTCTGTGGTAGTAAACTTCAATACCTCAACTCGCCAACTCCAACTAACTTCATCGCAAATGCAATGCTAATCTTTAGTAGGTAAGGGGTTGTTATATCCTTTGAGAGACAGACGCTGCTTGGTTCAAGTAGGAAAAATCAGGGGTTAGGATTTGCTGCTCATTGCTGGTAAGTACCTCTTCCTATTAGAGCGGGCAAGAAGTACTGAGACATGGTAAAATTTACAACATGATTCAACTGCTTGGGAGACTGAGGGGATGACAGGCAAGTTGCTAAGGGGGCGTTACTAAGTTGTTGCAGTCTTGACAAATGGTGGCTTTAGCCAAACCTATGTCGCTGAAGACATCCCTCGCCCAGGTAGCCCTAAATGTGTTGTTAAGCACCTCAAACCTGCTAGTAGTGATGCCAACTTTCTGCAAAAAGCTCGGCGTTTGTTCCAATCTGAAGCAGAAACTTTGGAAAAGCTAGTTAATAATGACCACATTCCGAGGCTGCTAGCTTACTTTGAAGAAAACGGAACCTCAGGTGAGTTTGAAGGAAAACCATTATTCTGCTCCTGCTACCTATCAAGCCCCAAAGGGATCTCGCTTGCAGATTTGGGCAAGTATTAGCGCTGTTCTGGCAATTGCAGTTGCCGGTTATGCCACTTACTGGCAAGCTGATTCAAATACAAGGCAGACTCTAGAGCAGATTGAAACTCTGATAGTAGAAGGAAAATATGAAGAGTGCATAAATCAAGCTACAACACTCAAGCGGGATTCGCACTTTTACACAGAGGCTCAAGCTCTTCTACAGCAGTGTCAACTGGCTCAGGCTATGACGCTTGCAGCAGACAGCAATTTCAAAGCGGCGATCGCTGAGGCTACTAAGATCCCACAGAATAGCGTTTATCATCAAGAGGCTCAGCAGTTAATTGTTTACTGGTCTGACAGCATGCTTGAAATCGCTATGAATAACTATCACTCAGGCAAGCTTAATGATGCAATTGCTATAGCTAAAGCTATTCCTGAAACGAGTCCTGTTTACCGACAGGCTCATGAGGCGATGAGGCATTGGCATGGAGAGTGGGAAAAAAATAACTCGCACTTGGAAGCAGCGCAGATTGCACTTGATAAAGGTAAGTGGCAGGATGCGATTAGCGAAGCTAGGAAGGTTGCAGCTACTCCCTATTGGAAACAGAAAGTAGAACCAATCCTTCAGACAGCGGAAAGCAAAAGTGTCGCTACTAGACAAACAACACGTGCCGCCACTAGGCAACCAGCACGCACTACCCGTAGACAGCCAATACGCACTACCCCTAGACAACCAACACGCACTACGCCTAGACAACCAACACGTGCCGCTACTAGACAACCAACACGCACTACACCTAGACAACCAACACGTGCCGCTACTAGACAACCAACACGTACTGCTCCTCCCAAGCCATCATCTGCTTGGAAAGTAGAAATTCGGTAGAGCAACTTTGAATTGACAACCCGTTGCAGCCATGTTTCCTAAAAGTAATATTTCCGCTACCTTGATCGCTGCCTTTATTTCAACACCACTTCTACCTCATTCTCCGGCTGCCGTTTTTGGGTACCAAGCATCAGCTCATAGCCAAGCTGCTCGTCAAACTAAGGTAAACCAATTACTGGCTCAAAATCCTGAACAATCCCGGATTAAGCAAGCCAGGGTTAGACTCACTCCTTCTTGGCAATTAGGAACTGTAACTTTATATACCATTGGGAGCGATCAAGGCGGGCATTCACTTCCGGTTCGGGCGATCGCTTTCAGTCCTGATGGTCATTTCCTCGTCAGTGGCAGTGCTGACAAAACGATCAAAATTTGGAATTTTAGAGCTAAGACTTTAGAACGTACCCTTTCTCAAATCTCGGCTCAAGTTATTTCCCTTGCCTTCAGTCCAGATGGGCAATTCCTCGCTAGTGGAAGTTTAGATGGAACTGTTAGGTTGTGGGATTGGAAGCAAGGAAAGTTACTCAAGACCTTTCCTAAGCATTTAGACATTGTTACATCTGTTAGCTTTAGCCCTGATAGTCAGACTCTTGCCAGCAGCAGCGGTGACAAGACGATTAAGTTATGGAACGTGAAGACTGGCAATTTGCGTCATGAAATAGTAGACAAACAATGGGTGACTTCAGGTAACTTCAGTCCTAACGGTAAGATGCTTGCTAGTGGCGGTTTAGGTGGAAAAGTTGAGTTATGGAATCCAGAAACTGGTGAATGGCTCAGCACGCTTGGACAGCATTCAAAGCCAGTTTACTCAATTGCCTTCAGCCCTGATGGCAAAACTTTAGCCAGTGGCAGTGGCGATAAGACGATTAAGTTGTGGGAACTGCAAAAGCGGCAATTAGTCTGCACACTGGAAGGACATTCACAAGAGATTACCTCCATTGCCTTCAGCCCCAATGGTCAAACCCTTGTCAGCGGTAGTTGGGATAAAACTGTCAAGTTATGGAATTTACATACTGGACAACAAATTCGTGATTTTTCTGAAAATTCAAAGCGAATTTTGTCGGTTGCCTTTAGCTCAGATAGTAAAACTTTTGCCAGCGTTAGTGGTGACAATACTATCAAAATTTGGCGATCGTCTCAATAACGTCTTTACTTGGCTTGCAACTGAGCAGCAGAGTTGAAAAACTGACGACACAACCCTTGAGTAACTAACAGCGCTGTCAACAGGTTGGCAAAGGAAAGCATGAACATAATTAATATTTGGTAGGAAGCTGCATCGAGGGGATTAACACCGCTTAGGAGTTGACCCGTGATGATTCCCGGTAGCGTGACAATGCCTACAACCATCATCTGGTTCAGGATCGGAATCAATCCAGCTTTAATTGCATCCTTACGGTACTGAGCTACTGACTGTTGAGGGGTAGCGCCCAAGCTGAGATGAGTTTCAATTTCCAGTTGGCTAGCATTAATCGTGCTAACGAGCCGTTCCCCAGCGATCGCTGCGCCATTGATCGCACTCCCAAACACAATCCCAGCTAGCGGAATCAAATACTGCGGTTCATACCATTTAGCAGGTTGAATCACTAAAAAATTTGTGTAACTCAATGTTAAGGCTGTACTGACTAAAATTGATATCCACACCAAGGGCAACACTCGCGGAACCTTTTTGCCGATTCGATTGCGGGCAACAACAGCAGCAATCGTTAGCATCACCGCTAAAACTGCTAAAACTGCCCAAGGATTGTTAAGAGCAAAGACGAATGCCAGGATGTATCCTACTAGCAGCAGTTGTAAGACAGTTCTACCAGTCGCGATCGCCAAACTCAACTCCAACCCTAATTGCTGCCAAGCAGATAAACCAATGGCGATCGCCATCAACCCCAGAGCTAAAACCAAATCTACCAAATCCAGCCGAATCAAATTCTCCACGATTCCATTCTCATAACCAGTGTGTCCCATCGTACAAGCAATGGCAGGGGAAGCAGGGGGAGCAGGGGAAGATTAAATATATTTATCCTTCATCCTGTCTTCTACGAAACAAATAACAGCTTTTCTCGTTCTAAAAGCACAAAAGTAGGCAAAACCCGGATTTTCTTGCAGCACAAAATTTGATTTGATTAATTAAGCCTTAAAACTCATGGTTCCAAGCGTGAATTCTATTCCTATCCTTGACTTGACGCAGCAGTACGCAACGATTGAAGCAGAAGTGAGTGATGTTGTATTAAGGGTTCTTGCCTCTGGCGGTTATATTGGTGGCTCGCAGGTTTTGGAGTTTGAGCAACAATTTGCGGCTTACATCGGCGTATCAAATTGTGTGGTCTGTAACTCTGGGACTGATGCACTAGTCCTTGCTCTACGAGCTTTAGAGATAGGTCCAGGTGATGAAGTAATTACAACACCTTTCACCTTTTTCGCGACTGCTGAGGTAGTCAGCGCAGTAGGTGCAAAGCCTATTTTTGTTGATATTGACGCTCAAACATTTAATCTTGACATTGCACAAGTAGAAACTGCGATCGCAGACAAAACTAAAGCTATCATCCCAGTCCACTTGTTTGGTCAACCAGTGGATATGACCGCACTTATGGCGATCGCTCAGGCGCATCAGCTAGCCGTAATCGAAGACTGTGCCCAGGCTACCGGAGCTTTGTGGGCGGAACAAAAAGTGGGCAGCATTGGGCATATCGGCTGCTTTAGTTTCTACCCCACTAAGAATCTTGGTGCTTGCGGTGATGGTGGTGCTGTGACGACGAATAACCAAGCGATCGCGGCGAAGATGAGAATACTGCGATCTCACGGTGAAAAAAGTCACTACCACCACGAAGAAATAGGTCTCAATAGCCGTCTGGATGCCCTACAAGCCGCAATTCTTCAGATTAAGTTACGCTATCTTGATACTTGGAACGAAAAGCGTCGAGCGATCGCTGCTCGTTACCACAAGTTACTCAGCCATATTCCCGGAATCATCACACCCCAAGAAGTAGCTGGCGGTCAGGGAGTTTGGAATCAATACACCATTCGTATTCAGAGGAGCGAAACTGGGAACTACAGGGATCAACTGCGCCAGATGTTGCAAGAGCGGGGCGTTGGTTCAATGGTCTACTACCCACGCCCTTTACACTTACAACCAGTCTACAAAGATCTGGGCTATCACCTGGGTCAATTTCCAGTAGCAGAACAAGCCTGCTACGAAGTCTTATCTTTGCCTATGTTCCCAGAACTCTCTATAGAGCAACAGGAGCAGGTGATTTATTGCTTGAAGGATTGCTTGACCAACTAGGGGTCAGGGGTCAGGGGTCAGAGAAAATAGAGGTAACACCTTGACTGCTTATGAGTAGCATTTAATTTTGCTTGGAGAGTTTAAACCCTTACCCTGAGCGGGCGACCTTCCCTAGCCCCTAACTCCTAGAAGAGGATGGCTTACAGTTGCTAAAGCTTCAACTAAGCCACGAACAGCGGCAATCATTGCCACTTCACTATTGAGTTGGTTAATAGCAGAACCGACACCAACACCCGCTGCCCCAGATGCGATCGCCAGGGGAGCAGTGACGCTAGATAAACCGGAAGCACACAGTACTGGCACTGATACTGCCCGGGAAATCTCATAGGCTGCTGCTAGAGTAGGGGCTGCTTTTTCCATTAGTCCCAGGGTGCCGGGATGGGTTGGCGTGCTGCTGGTTCCGCCTTCGGTTTGGATAATATCAGCCCCAGCTTTAACTAATTCCTCTGCCAATTGTACTTGTTGGTCTAGTTCCAAAATGTGGGGAACGGTAACAGATAGAGTGATATCGGGAAGGAGCGATCGCGTTTGGTGAGTGAGTGCTAGTACTTCCTCTGCTTCAAATCGGCGACCTTGGGCATAAAAACTATCAAAGTTACCAATTTCGATCAAATCAGCGCCAGCTGCTACAGCTGCAACAAATAGATCTGGTTTAACCGCAGATACACAGATGGGTAAGCTTGTCAAGCTCCGAATTAACTGAACCAAAGCTGAATTAGCGGCAATATCAACAAAAGTAGCACCACCTTGCTCAGCAGCTGTCACTATCGCCGCTACGCGCTCTGAATCAAAGTTATTCAAGCCACTGATAATTTTGAGTGCCCGCCGTTGGTCAAATGCAGTTTGGAGTCGAGGATGCATTGTCATAATTTGTTCAACACAGCTACAAAAAAATGTAAGGACTATTGTTACACTCCCTGAGGCTGGAGGCTAGTAGTCGCTGTACAACTCTCGCCCCTAAATAGGAGGATTCAAGCAATAACTACCAAGGAATTGGCTGGCGATCGCGGAAGAAGCCGCTTGTTGGTCCATCGTCAGGCAATGTAGCTAGCCATACAATCGTATCAACTCCTTGCTCTAATGTACGTGGAGCATTCGAACCGCCCATATCTGTTTTGACCCAGCCTGGGCAGACTGAATTTACCAAAATATTTGTGCCTTTTAACTGGAGCTTAGACTATCCATAGCAAAGAGACCCAGCAGTGCTGGGTAAATGAGTTAACACTAAAAAATGGCGCTTTGAAGAGTTAAGCAGACTCAGGCAAGGATTGCTTTCGCCTACTCACACTTTTTTTGACGACAGGATAACGAGGTTTACTCAAACGAGGTTGCCCTGTTATCCAGCCAGGGGACTTTCCGCGTGGTTTTGGTGGCAGTGCTGGAGTACCAATCACCGCTATTACTCCAGCCATAGCTTGGGCAACTCTTCCTGGGGTTAATTTCGTGCTGCGATTCTGCCAAGGTAGGGGTCGATCGGTAACGATATCACGTGCTAGCCACAATTCCCAAG
This window of the Chroococcidiopsis sp. CCMEE 29 genome carries:
- a CDS encoding WD40 repeat domain-containing protein gives rise to the protein MFPKSNISATLIAAFISTPLLPHSPAAVFGYQASAHSQAARQTKVNQLLAQNPEQSRIKQARVRLTPSWQLGTVTLYTIGSDQGGHSLPVRAIAFSPDGHFLVSGSADKTIKIWNFRAKTLERTLSQISAQVISLAFSPDGQFLASGSLDGTVRLWDWKQGKLLKTFPKHLDIVTSVSFSPDSQTLASSSGDKTIKLWNVKTGNLRHEIVDKQWVTSGNFSPNGKMLASGGLGGKVELWNPETGEWLSTLGQHSKPVYSIAFSPDGKTLASGSGDKTIKLWELQKRQLVCTLEGHSQEITSIAFSPNGQTLVSGSWDKTVKLWNLHTGQQIRDFSENSKRILSVAFSSDSKTFASVSGDNTIKIWRSSQ
- the fetB gene encoding iron export ABC transporter permease subunit FetB translates to MENLIRLDLVDLVLALGLMAIAIGLSAWQQLGLELSLAIATGRTVLQLLLVGYILAFVFALNNPWAVLAVLAVMLTIAAVVARNRIGKKVPRVLPLVWISILVSTALTLSYTNFLVIQPAKWYEPQYLIPLAGIVFGSAINGAAIAGERLVSTINASQLEIETHLSLGATPQQSVAQYRKDAIKAGLIPILNQMMVVGIVTLPGIITGQLLSGVNPLDAASYQILIMFMLSFANLLTALLVTQGLCRQFFNSAAQLQAK
- a CDS encoding DegT/DnrJ/EryC1/StrS family aminotransferase; the encoded protein is MVPSVNSIPILDLTQQYATIEAEVSDVVLRVLASGGYIGGSQVLEFEQQFAAYIGVSNCVVCNSGTDALVLALRALEIGPGDEVITTPFTFFATAEVVSAVGAKPIFVDIDAQTFNLDIAQVETAIADKTKAIIPVHLFGQPVDMTALMAIAQAHQLAVIEDCAQATGALWAEQKVGSIGHIGCFSFYPTKNLGACGDGGAVTTNNQAIAAKMRILRSHGEKSHYHHEEIGLNSRLDALQAAILQIKLRYLDTWNEKRRAIAARYHKLLSHIPGIITPQEVAGGQGVWNQYTIRIQRSETGNYRDQLRQMLQERGVGSMVYYPRPLHLQPVYKDLGYHLGQFPVAEQACYEVLSLPMFPELSIEQQEQVIYCLKDCLTN
- a CDS encoding DUF561 domain-containing protein; the encoded protein is MTMHPRLQTAFDQRRALKIISGLNNFDSERVAAIVTAAEQGGATFVDIAANSALVQLIRSLTSLPICVSAVKPDLFVAAVAAGADLIEIGNFDSFYAQGRRFEAEEVLALTHQTRSLLPDITLSVTVPHILELDQQVQLAEELVKAGADIIQTEGGTSSTPTHPGTLGLMEKAAPTLAAAYEISRAVSVPVLCASGLSSVTAPLAIASGAAGVGVGSAINQLNSEVAMIAAVRGLVEALATVSHPLLGVRG